Part of the Arvicola amphibius chromosome 17, mArvAmp1.2, whole genome shotgun sequence genome is shown below.
ACACAGGGCGTTCAACAAATCCAGCTAAATACCAAAACTATGTGGGAGAGTGGGGAGCCAAGCTGTTCAAGGGGGATAGACAGAAAGCTCAGCCAATCTTGTATATATACTATAATCTTAATTATGAGAACGTGAAACACTGAGCCTGGAGGcccatggctgtaatcccagcccttagaaACTGGAGGCAAGAGAATGAGTCCACCCCAGCTCCTTACAAAAGGCAATGTTTTAGACAAATGAGCAGGGTCGCTGCTTGGCTACCTAGCTGGCCCTGGAGTGCACACCGGGAGTTGCAGGGTCTGAGGTGTCAGGAGCTGCCTCACGGGTACTGTCTCCCTCCAGCTGTCCCTGGCATCTGAGCACCACACGCCTTGCCAGGTGACTCCGTGGATGCCCAGCTCCCTGACCCTCATTGTGTTGGTTCCGTAGCCGTGTTGCCCTTAccagggtgatgtttctctttctctcggCAGAGGATACTGGCCACCAGGATGTGCTGGGCTCCAGCTTCTCTGGAGGCTCCTCTGGACTCGGCGGTTCCAGCTCTCGCCGCTTCCTATCCCTGTTGTCCACATCCTGGAAGGCGCAGTGAGAGTTCCTTCAAAGACTGCAGCCCTGAGATGCCATCTTCCCTCCAACACCCACACATAGCCCCTGCCGCGCGACATCCCTCCCACGCTCCACCCCGCCAGCCCTGCCTAAGCCTCACCAGACGGAGGATGTTGGGTCTTGGAGAGCAGATCCCTTTCTTCCCAGGCCCCTGTCCTCCCTCCAGCTCCACCCGCATGGGGTACAGCAGCCACTTCCCGTTGGCAATCTCGTGGGGCCACATGATGTTGAGGAAGGCCGAACCCAGAGTGTTGAGCGACTGTCCTTGATTGGAGACCTGTGGGCCCAAAGCAGTGGGAAGAAATGAAACTCGGATTCTGAGTGGTCCCTCCATTGCAGGGAGAGAGGCAAGGCTGATGTGGAGGACCTTGGGGAAACAGAGCAAAGCCGCACAATCTAGACCAGACTGAGCGTTGTTCTCTGCTCATTCTCCAGGAAATGCTGGCCAAGTGTGAGGGGATCTAGGACGAGCCAGGGCAAAGAACTGATGAAAGTTATAGATTCTCCCAAGAACCCATTCCAGTGAAAGAGTTCCCAACGCCTCTCAGATCTGCCGGAGAGATGGCCTGTCCAGATAACTCCCTGAAACCCCAGCACCAACGTGTGCTTAGAGCCATGTCTGCCCGGTGCAGAGGCCTGGAACCCCAGGGCCACAATGCTGCCATGTGGGGAAGAGCCCAAAACATTGAGAAATCTCTAAAGCCTCTTTTCTGGGGCTACACGACAGGATGCTTACCGTGACCTCATACTTGACCTTGCTGCCCACATCCCTCTCAGATCTCATGGCGCTCTCTCCCTTCACCTCGCCAGAGAAGAAAAGTTGCTGAGGCGTGGCTACCCTGGTTGTGGGGAGATGAGAAGAGGAGCTGAGGAGGCCTGGGGTCCATGCAGCAAATGGAGCCAAGAGGGTAAGGTCGGGTAAGGTCGGGTAAGGCCGAGCAAGGCCGAGCCCAAGCTCTGGGAGTGGCAGAGAGACCCAGGCGAGCAGCACCTACCCTGAAATGGACAGCGGTAACTCAATGAAGACTTGAGCTCGAACAAGGGCTGGGCGCAGCTCCTGCTCACTGATCCTGGCATACAAACACAGGGACGTGTGAGCCGCTGGCCCAGGAACCTCCACGGGGCACTGGAAGCCTTTCTAAGTCACCCGACCTGTTCCCAGTCTTACGTGGCCAACAGCAACTCCACCTCCAACTCCGTGGTCTCAATAGTGATTCCAGAGGTGCTGAGGATGAGGTAGAAAGTGACCTGCCAAGTGTGGGACGGCAGGTGAGTCAGACAGGAGCTGGGTCTTAAGAATAGGCCTCTCAGACAGAGAAAAGGCTAGACATGCCAACCTGGGCACCTCTCTTCATAGGGTTCCCCAGCTCACACTCGACATGAGAGGCATTCTCATTAGACAGGCAGAGCGGCTTCTCCTGAATCAGGGAGGGAAGGATAGGTCAGTTTGGGTTCCCGAAGCCCTCAAGATCTCATCTCTGTGAACACACGATGGAGTTTCATTCGGtcataaagaagaagaaaactacgTCATATGCAGGAAAACAGATGGAACTGAGGTCCCCACAGTAAGCAAaacaagccagactcagaaagacaaacatcgcACTTTCTCTCATATTAAAGAAATCTAGCTGGataacgcacacctttaatcccagcactcaggaggcggagacaggcagatctctgtgagttcaaggccaacctggtctacagagtgagtgccaaaacaaccaaaactgttacacagagtaatcctgtcttgaaaaaaaaataaagagaagaaatctaGCTTTAATATAGATATGTCATAAAATTGGAagggggagctgggcagtggtgacacatgtctttaatcccagcactcgagaagcagaggcaagtggatctttgtgagttcaaggccagcctggtttacagagaaagttccagaacaggctccaaagctacacacagaaaccctgtctcaaataaaaaaaaaagtggaagagaACCATATGGGGAGATGAGAAGAGGCATTCTACAATGAGGATGAGGGAGCACAAGGAAGagcagtagaaaaaataatactGAATATTTTGTGGAatctaaatatgtgtgtgtgtatacacacacatatatatacataggtatacatatatacatatatacacatatatacatacacacacacacacacacacacacacacatatatatatatatatatatatatatatatatatgaagccaagtgtggtggcacatgcttgtaacccTAGCCCctaggagggtgaggcaggaggactgccatgagttcaaagacagcttaggctacagagagagacattgtctcaaacatACATGCGGACCAACCTtggtacttgggagacagaggcaggcagagttcaatgagttcaaggtagtatggtctacagagctaattccaggggagtcagagctacacacacacacacacacacacacacacacaactgtctcaaaaaaaaacaaaaataaaaacaaaagaagaatatcCATAAGCATAGGGGACAATTTCGGGCGAGGAGGGAAACCAGAAGGAGAAAGGACGGTGTGGTGGTCTGCATAATAAAGTCCCCTCTAGGTTCACAGATTTGAGTTTGTCACTGGGGAGTGGCAccacttgacagggattaggagctgtggccttgttggaggaagtgtgtcccttaGAGTAGACTCTGGGGTTTCAAGTGTTCAAGCTAGGCCCAGTGTCTcgctcttcctgctgctgccagtCCAGATGTGGCGCTCTCGGTTCctccaccacatctgcctgcatgccgccatgacAATAACAGAgtaaacctctgagctgtaagccgCCCCGATTAAAtgttccctttataagagttactgtgatcatggtgtctctgcacagcaatggaaaccctgacTCTGACAGGGAGGGGGGGTAATGGGAGTGACTTTGATGAGCTAAATACAGTGacatgcaatatgaaaatatcataagacctataattactaaaaaaaagtcacaaagagaaaataaaaattaaaggaacaCACTAGGCCCTGTCCCAGGTTCTTACCACAGAATCCAGGGCTCGAACACCTGAGTAGTGTAAGGAAGCCGGTAGGGTGACCAGGAGCTGGGCTTCATGGGCGTCATCCCCATCTGCCTGAGGCTGGGCGGGGTCCGAGGGCAGGTTGGTGACCGTCAGTTCCAGGCCTATGAACGGCTGCCCACTCAATGCAAACAGGGCCGTTGTCCCATCCACAGCCCTGGAAGATGGAACCCAACTCACTGTAGGATCCGAGCCTCCCACCCCCTGTCTACTTCCAGCCCCCAAACAAGTGCACATGGCCTCTCCTCTCACTCCAGgtcccccacaacacacaccaGCCAGCTCTGAGTCAGGGGACCTCCATTCTTAGGCTAACTCCACCACTTTATgacctggtttaaaaaaaaacagcaacccAGAGAGGTTGCTCTCATTCACAACGTGGAGCCACAGAGGGGTCACACTGTGATGATGTGTCCATAAAATACACGGTATTACACAGACTAGGAGCATTGTTCTCTGGTCAGGACCCTGCCCTTCGCTCGGTCCTCTGAATCGGAGCCCTGTCTGACCCCTCTGAAGAAGCTTCCTCCATTTGCTGAGGCCTAGCCCTCTCCTCCCCGACACATGTACTCTCCACCCGTCTCACGTGGGCAGAGGTTGGAACTCGGTGTCGCTGATCCGGGAACAGAACCGGGCCTGCACCAGCTGCAGGTTGCTCTGACAGATCTTATCGTCACCACAGCCTTGCTTCAGGAAGTGGATCTGAGGAGAGTGTTCAGGAGAAGATCACGTCTAAGGTGCAGATCAAATGTGTCACCGAGGCATACGGTGCATTAGCAAAACACGGGATGAGAGGACTCCAGGCTGGTCCATAAACAGACCGCAGTTCCCCGCCCAGACTGCACAGACTGTGAAAAGCAGTGACTGGTGCCACTGGGCTGTCAAGAGAGCCACACAGTGAGCTGCACGCTGTCCATTCTGGCCGAATGGGAGCAAGGAGATTTAAGAGGTTTGATGTCCATCTCAGAAAACACCAGGCTTTGATTACCCCAGAACCATGAACAGGGAGCAAGGGAGCAGGAGCACTGTCCTCTTAGACTACAAAGGAACACATGGTCATCTGAGCCATTTCCCCTTTGAGGTATTACCGTGCCTACATATAAGGCTTGTACTGGGGCTACGTGTGCGGAAGAGCTTTTTCTGCAAGCTGCAAGTGGGTGTCACCATGGAGGCATTGGGACCATAATCCCTCCCAGCTCCATTTCCCGCATGCTCACCTCTGTCCTTTGGGTGCTAGGCTGGTGAGCATTGAGGACGGGAGCCACAGGGGGGAGCCCCTGGTCAGGAGCTTGCCGAGGGCTGTTGAGACTATATTGCAGGGTCACCACAATGGCCCGAAGCTTATCTTTGACATTTTCCTGAAAGGGAAGTATTGTTACTCACTGGAAccacccagccccagccctgatCAAGGCCCTCACCAGTACACTGAAGACTTTCAAGCTTAGAAAGAAATTGAGGGagacagacatacaagcaggcaagcaGTGAGGATGAGAGAGACCACAGCAGGAAAGACTTTCCCTTTGAGCAAGGAGCAGACGCCACCTCTGTGAACTCCCAGACTTCACTTCTGTGAAAACAGCAAGGACtactagctgggtgtggtggctcatgcctgcaaccCTAGCACCCAAAAGGCTAAGGAAGTGGGATCTCATAattagaccagcctggcctaaataaaaagttccaggccagcctgggctacatacagacACtccatctcattttttaaaaaaaatcaggcagaGAGGTAAAAGTGTATAGAAAGGAGCTCAAACGGGGGACTGCTCAGTGCCTagatcttttaaaggtaaaaaaaaaaatggaattcttCACAAATTTATGTGTCATCCTTAAGCAAAAGCCGTGCTTGCCTTCTCTgtcattccaattttagtatatatgCTGCCAAGTAcaaaggcttttttatttttttaactatatttgtctgtgtgtgtgtgtgtgtgtgtgtgtgtgtggtgtctgtgtgtgtgtggtgtatgtgtggtgtgtgtgtgtgtgcgtgtgtgtgtgtgtgtgcgtgtgtggtgtgtgtgtgtgtgtgcgtgtgtggtgtgtgtgtgtgtgtgtgtgtgtgtgtgtgtgtgtgtgtgtgtgtgcgcggtgTCTGTACGTGAGTATAAGCACATGAATGCAGGTatccaaagaagccagaagagtgcCGGgtctccaggagctggagttgcagggcATTACTGAACACCCAAGGTGGGCACTGGGACCCAAACCTGGGTCACCTACAAGAGCAAGACAATCTCTTGGCTGCTGAGCATCTTTCTAGTCCCTTGGGGCCCAGAGCTCACAAcaaagagaagaggcagagaagagacaTGCAATAACGATGTCACTCGGAGACCAGAAGGCAGTGTCACCTGCAGCTGGAACACAGTGTCCCCACAGACTCGGTCTTGTTGGTGCTTCAACCACACAGTGCCTGAGGACTGGTGCTTGGGGTCATCCGGGCCTCTGCTCAGGAAAGCCACTCGTGGAACCTGGCCCCGGAGCCTCCGGTCCGTGTCCCCATCTAAGGTGTAATCCAGGGCTGTGgcgtggaaggagaagagggaaccCAGTGAGCTGAGGACCCTGTTCCTGGGGTGCCATCAGAGAGAGCGGTAGGTGAGGATTCCACTCACCCACAGTAGGGTTGTAGCTGCTAGGCACAGCAACGTAGCTGAAACAGATCCTTATGTCCACGCTGTGGGGCAAAGAGAGGCTCTTgagcaaacaaaaccccaaaccctaCTTCTGCCACAACCCAGACCCAAGCTagggaagagaggcaggggaagggaagCCAGCACTGGCCTCCTCCTTGACACAGTCCCTTCTGGCCGTGCCTCACCAGACCAAGAGTCCACCGGCACAGTTGGGTTGTTCTAGGTCGATGGCTCTCGGAGCAATGAAGATCTCTTGGGAGACGTGAAGAACGGGTCTAGCCCTGGGTGTGGAGAGTTCATTGGGTAGGGAAGACGAGAATGTGGGGTTAGGAACACTCTGCAGGACGAGgcgtgggactggagagaggccAGACCCACAGTGAGGCTCTGAGAGTCTGGAGGCTCACCTGAACAGTGCGGCAGTATCAGCCAGCGAGCCCACCAGCAGGTCTGGGTAGTAGTTTTCATCCACATCCAGGCCCCCAGACAGGGAGTAACCAAAGCTCTTGATGCCCACGGCTTCGCCCTCCAGCACCTAGAGAGCAGCGGTCACCCTCCTGGAGCCCCACTTTCCCCAGTCCTCCCTACCCTACCCTCTGCAGTCCTTACTCCACCGGGAACCATTCCTCCACATCAGTTCCCTCACCTGTGAGGGCTTGACAACCACCCCCAGGCTGCTCCCGTGGTAGATAAAGACTTTCCCATCTCCATCAAAGGGAGCTCCCACGGCAATATCTGGGGGCATAAGAGAAGCATTGTGAGGCTGCGGAGGACGGTAGACAAGGTCCATACCCAATTCTAGTTTCATTGAGGAGCTCCACACATCTTTCTAAATCCTCCCGGCCATTCCCCCCAGACATCTCTAGCTCAGCTTGGCTGAGTTACAGAATCCGCTGATCTCGATTCCACTCCCGATTCAGCTCCCGTCTCAGCTCCTCCCCACACTGAGCTTTGCTTTCCCCGATCCCAGTCACACCTGGGAAGCCATCTTGGTTGAGGTCCCCCAAGACAGCCAAGCTGATTCCAAACATGGAGTCGGGGGAGCCACAGATCCGCAGAGGGGAGACATGTGCCCAGTGGCCACCCTGGTTCAGGTACACATACACGGCACCTCCCAGCTCTTCTTGGCGCTCAAAGAAGTAAGGGGCCCCCACAATCAGGTCCGGCCagctgtggaagaggagacagcaTGGGGCCCTCTAGACCAAGGGAGTCGGGACAAAGTGTAGAAGACACTCCTGGACCCCGGGGCACACTCCTCTAGTCCCCTCTCACCCGTCGTTGTTGAGATCAGCCACAGCCAGAGAGTAACCAAAGCCAGAGGTCAGTTGCTCCCCAGACAGCACGACCTCGGGTATCAGGCGGCTGGCGCTATCCTTGCGCAGAATGACCACAGCCCCCTTGTGGTTGGCACGGGGAGCCCCTGCCACAAAACTCAGCTCTTCCGCACGCAAGAGACCCTTCCCAGAGTCGACGGAGAAACCTAGGTGAGGAAATCCCTTACTATGAGTGATTCTCCGAGAGTCGGAAGCCAGGGGATCCCCCTGGAGCCATGAGGGAGAGTTGCTCCCCAATCACTACCACTATGTCTGGGCTAttccgccgccgccgccagggCCTAGAAATCCTTACAGCCCTCCTGGTCAGAGACACAGGACGTGATACGGAGGTGTCATAGAGCAGAGAATAAGGCGGTAACAGAGAAGCTTGGCGACTTGGTAAGAAGGGCTGGCACAGCAACGGGAATCGGACCAGAGCCGCCACCATTCATGCCCAACCTGGGGAACTGGAGAAGAGGATGTCCCTCCCATTCTGCACACCCAGGAGGTCCACTGGCATCCAATGCGCCTTCTTTACCACCCCCTCTCCCCAACC
Proteins encoded:
- the Itga7 gene encoding integrin alpha-7 isoform X1, with product MGRIPSCDSLRPPGICYLLSSLFAGLLLPGTVAFNLDVMNALRKEGEPGSLFGFSVALHRQLQPQPRSWLLAGAPQALAFPGQQANRTGGLFACPLSLDERNCYRVDIDRGADVQKESKENQWLGVSVRSQGPGGKIVTCAHRYESRQRVDQILETRDVIGRCFVLSQDLAIRDELDGGEWKFCEGRPQGHEQFGFCQQGTAATFSPDSHYLVFGAPGTYNWKGLLFVTNIDSSDPDQLVYKTLDPADRLTGPAGDLTLNSYLGFSVDSGKGLLRAEELSFVAGAPRANHKGAVVILRKDSASRLIPEVVLSGEQLTSGFGYSLAVADLNNDGWPDLIVGAPYFFERQEELGGAVYVYLNQGGHWAHVSPLRICGSPDSMFGISLAVLGDLNQDGFPDIAVGAPFDGDGKVFIYHGSSLGVVVKPSQVLEGEAVGIKSFGYSLSGGLDVDENYYPDLLVGSLADTAALFRARPVLHVSQEIFIAPRAIDLEQPNCAGGLLVCVDIRICFSYVAVPSSYNPTVALDYTLDGDTDRRLRGQVPRVAFLSRGPDDPKHQSSGTVWLKHQQDRVCGDTVFQLQENVKDKLRAIVVTLQYSLNSPRQAPDQGLPPVAPVLNAHQPSTQRTEIHFLKQGCGDDKICQSNLQLVQARFCSRISDTEFQPLPTAVDGTTALFALSGQPFIGLELTVTNLPSDPAQPQADGDDAHEAQLLVTLPASLHYSGVRALDSVEKPLCLSNENASHVECELGNPMKRGAQVTFYLILSTSGITIETTELEVELLLATISEQELRPALVRAQVFIELPLSISGVATPQQLFFSGEVKGESAMRSERDVGSKVKYEVTVSNQGQSLNTLGSAFLNIMWPHEIANGKWLLYPMRVELEGGQGPGKKGICSPRPNILRLDVDNRDRKRRELEPPSPEEPPEKLEPSTSWWPVSSAERKRNITLDCAQGTAKCVVFSCPLYSFDRAAVLHVWGRLWNSTFLEEYIAVKSLEVIVRANITVKSSIKNLLLRDASTMIPVMVYLDPMAVVAEGVPWWVILLAVLAGLLVLALLVLLLWKLGFFKRVKHPEATVPQYHAVKILREDRQQFKEEKTGTIQRSNWGGSQWEGSDARPILDADVAPDGTPVPATA
- the Itga7 gene encoding integrin alpha-7 isoform X2, whose amino-acid sequence is MGRIPSCDSLRPPGICYLLSSLFAGLLLPGTVAFNLDVMNALRKEGEPGSLFGFSVALHRQLQPQPRSWLLAGAPQALAFPGQQANRTGGLFACPLSLDERNCYRVDIDRGADVQKESKENQWLGVSVRSQGPGGKIVTCAHRYESRQRVDQILETRDVIGRCFVLSQDLAIRDELDGGEWKFCEGRPQGHEQFGFCQQGTAATFSPDSHYLVFGAPGTYNWKGTARVELCAQGSSDLADLDDGPYEAGGEKEQDPSLIPVPANSYFGLLFVTNIDSSDPDQLVYKTLDPADRLTGPAGDLTLNSYLGFSVDSGKGLLRAEELSFVAGAPRANHKGAVVILRKDSASRLIPEVVLSGEQLTSGFGYSLAVADLNNDGWPDLIVGAPYFFERQEELGGAVYVYLNQGGHWAHVSPLRICGSPDSMFGISLAVLGDLNQDGFPDIAVGAPFDGDGKVFIYHGSSLGVVVKPSQVLEGEAVGIKSFGYSLSGGLDVDENYYPDLLVGSLADTAALFRARPVLHVSQEIFIAPRAIDLEQPNCAGGLLVCVDIRICFSYVAVPSSYNPTVALDYTLDGDTDRRLRGQVPRVAFLSRGPDDPKHQSSGTVWLKHQQDRVCGDTVFQLQENVKDKLRAIVVTLQYSLNSPRQAPDQGLPPVAPVLNAHQPSTQRTEIHFLKQGCGDDKICQSNLQLVQARFCSRISDTEFQPLPTAVDGTTALFALSGQPFIGLELTVTNLPSDPAQPQADGDDAHEAQLLVTLPASLHYSGVRALDSVEKPLCLSNENASHVECELGNPMKRGAQVTFYLILSTSGITIETTELEVELLLATISEQELRPALVRAQVFIELPLSISGVATPQQLFFSGEVKGESAMRSERDVGSKVKYEVTVSNQGQSLNTLGSAFLNIMWPHEIANGKWLLYPMRVELEGGQGPGKKGICSPRPNILRLDVDNRDRKRRELEPPSPEEPPEKLEPSTSWWPVSSAERKRNITLDCAQGTAKCVVFSCPLYSFDRAAVLHVWGRLWNSTFLEEYIAVKSLEVIVRANITVKSSIKNLLLRDASTMIPVMVYLDPMAVVAEGVPWWVILLAVLAGLLVLALLVLLLWKLGFFKRVKHPEATVPQYHAVKILREDRQQFKEEKTGTIQRSNWGGSQWEGSDARPILDADVAPDGTPVPATA